One window of Medicago truncatula cultivar Jemalong A17 chromosome 2, MtrunA17r5.0-ANR, whole genome shotgun sequence genomic DNA carries:
- the LOC25488308 gene encoding nuclear-pore anchor isoform X2: MKNSAHKEARVTEVEAELGRCPAACTRLEQEKEILERQNAWLNEELTAKIETSKKMNELSNLPLLSFSTEPWLTSIVTDNMDEENNALVSKITVGVSGTASAASHLRDGLNLAKMYAKYQEAVDALSLRHEKLARKESSSILQQEKLAMELKKHTEEAAIKVAIVLQRAEEQVQMMKSLRTYWLENL, from the exons ATGAAAAATTCTGCCCATAAGGAAGCACGTGTTACTGAAGTCGAGGCGGAATTGGGGAGATGCCCGGCTGCTTGCACCCGCCTTGAGCAGGAGAAGGAGATTCTTGAGAGGCAGAATGCTTGGCTGAATGAGGAGTTGACTGCTAAAATTGAGACAAGCAAGAAGATGAATGAACTAAGCAATCTTCCTCTCCTAAGCTTCTCCACTGAACC GTGGCTGACATCTATTGTAACTGATAACATGGATGAAGAAAATAACGCGCTAGTCTCTAAAATCACTGTTGGGGTTTCTGGAACAGCATCAGCAGCTTCACATTTGCGAGATGGGTTGAAT TTGGCGAAGATGTATGCAAAATACCAAGAGGCTGTTGATGCTTTGAGTTTGAGACATGAAAAGTTGGCAAGGAAGGAGTCATCGTCAATTTTGCAACAG GAAAAGCTTGCAATGGAACTCAAAAAACATACAGAAGAAGCTGCTATTAAAGTTGCAATTGTTCTGCAGAGAGCGGAAGAGCAAGTGCAGATGATGAAATCACTTCGTACATAT TGGCTGGAAAATCTGTGA
- the LOC25488308 gene encoding nuclear-pore anchor isoform X1 produces the protein MKNSAHKEARVTEVEAELGRCPAACTRLEQEKEILERQNAWLNEELTAKIETSKKMNELSNLPLLSFSTEPWLTSIVTDNMDEENNALVSKITVGVSGTASAASHLRDGLNLAKMYAKYQEAVDALSLRHEKLARKESSSILQQEKLAMELKKHTEEAAIKVAIVLQRAEEQVQMMKSLRTYGKAMIDSICPST, from the exons ATGAAAAATTCTGCCCATAAGGAAGCACGTGTTACTGAAGTCGAGGCGGAATTGGGGAGATGCCCGGCTGCTTGCACCCGCCTTGAGCAGGAGAAGGAGATTCTTGAGAGGCAGAATGCTTGGCTGAATGAGGAGTTGACTGCTAAAATTGAGACAAGCAAGAAGATGAATGAACTAAGCAATCTTCCTCTCCTAAGCTTCTCCACTGAACC GTGGCTGACATCTATTGTAACTGATAACATGGATGAAGAAAATAACGCGCTAGTCTCTAAAATCACTGTTGGGGTTTCTGGAACAGCATCAGCAGCTTCACATTTGCGAGATGGGTTGAAT TTGGCGAAGATGTATGCAAAATACCAAGAGGCTGTTGATGCTTTGAGTTTGAGACATGAAAAGTTGGCAAGGAAGGAGTCATCGTCAATTTTGCAACAG GAAAAGCTTGCAATGGAACTCAAAAAACATACAGAAGAAGCTGCTATTAAAGTTGCAATTGTTCTGCAGAGAGCGGAAGAGCAAGTGCAGATGATGAAATCACTTCGTACATAT GGAAAGGCCATGATTGACAGTATTTGCCCAAGCACCTGA
- the LOC25488310 gene encoding pollen-specific protein-like At4g18596, with protein sequence MARLFTVVALIVSAFCFSSVLAAPNDASRKDQIFFVNGQIYCDPCAFQLQSRLSKPLEGVKVTFECTKGEKNVTFVKESTTDKDGFYNIKVQGYHEEEVCMVKPVNKKGTCTTFMENNIIVPTKMEGVVRVVRVVKPLAFRTKTIDEECYKLANELGLDKIDDN encoded by the exons atgGCAAGATTATTTACTGTCGTTGCTCTCATTGTCTCAGCCTTTTGCTTCTCATCTGTCTTGGCTGCACCAAACGATGCTTCCAGAAAAGATCAAATTTTCTTTGTTAATGGCCAGATCTACTGTGATCCTTGCGCCTTCCAATTGCAGTCAAGGCTGAGCAAACCCCTAGAAg GTGTTAAAGTGACTTTTGAGTGCACTAAGGGAGAGAAAAATGTGACATTTGTGAAGGAGAGTACCACCGACAAAGATGGTTTCTACAACATTAAAGTACAGGGTTATCATGAGGAAGAGGTTTGCATGGTGAAACCCGTAAATAAAAAGGGTACATGTACAACGTTTATGGAGAACAACATCATTGTCCCCACCAAGATGGAGGGTGTTGTTCGCGTGGTTCGTGTTGTTAAACCCCTTGCATTCAGGACCAAGACAATTGATGAGGAATGTTACAAGCTTGCCAATGAGTTGGGTTTGGACAAGATTGATGATAATTGA
- the LOC25488307 gene encoding glycerophosphodiester phosphodiesterase GDPDL7, which produces MLRSLFLVLLLIHATLAARKHPLQNLPKYKWSTLSGNEPLVIARGGFTGLFPEGSPEAIGLFPEGSAETIGISMNNSIFLCNIQFTKDAGGFCVTGINLDNATSIAMFDPKEKTYNINGKDVKGHFMVDYTGAQIYDNVSMNQAIFSRPDFYDGMSAALNADDVLSGKTPPRFWLNVQYEAFYNQHGVQLVDIVLEMLTLYKIDFVSSPEIGFLRSINGKVNKMKTKVVFQFLNGNDVEPTTNQSYSTIVKDLAAIKSYASGIMVPKEYIWPVKPDKYLGPPTTLVPDAHKQGLEVYATGFANDFFTSYSYNYDPTAEYLQFIVKGESVDGLVTDFPSGASNSIACFAQNNTMLKKGQALIISNNGASGVYPGSTDLAYQQAIDDGADIIDCSVQMTKDGTSFCLNTADLMEDTTAMTKFMSRSSNVPEIQTKSGIFSFDLTWNEIQSLQPQISSPFGSGFQRNPANKNSGKFVLLSEFLELAKAKEVTGILINISNAAYLASKKGLDIVGAVSTALSNATFDKQVTQQVLIQSDDSSVLSKYKDISSYKRVFLVEDNIGDTPKKTVDEIKKYAEAVNLPKSAIVKVSGSLLTGMSNVVKELKDANLTVFVHTLRNEFMSMAFDYWSDPNMEIATYIHSAMVDGVVTDFPATTNRYLRSPCSDLHNVPTILPAQAGELQSTVLPTLLPPAEAPLPPLEVANVVDPPLPAVTNVDTPAAPAPAPPPPTPPPPPSGAWANTVNHGLSLVAITMLVINLIL; this is translated from the exons ATGTTGAGAAGcttgtttcttgttttgttgttgatcCATGCAACCTTAGCTGCACGGAAACATCCACTTCAAAATCTACCTAAGTACAAATGGTCAACATTAAGTG gaaacGAGCCGCTTGTAATAGCACGTGGAGGATTCACAGGTCTATTCCCAGAAGGCAGTCCAGAAGCAATTGGACTATTCCCAGAAGGCAGTGCAGAAACAATTGGAATATCAATGAACAATAGcatttttctttgcaatatTCAGTTTACAAAAGATGCTGGTGGATTTTGTGTGACAGGAATCAATCTTGACAATGCAACAAGTATAGCAATGTTTGATCCAAAAGAGAAAACTTACAACATTAATGGGAAGGATGTGAAAGGACACTTTATGGTGGATTACACTGGTGCTCAGATTTACGACAATGTGTCAA TGAATCAGGCCATTTTTTCTCGTCCAGATTTCTATGATGGCATGTCTGCAGCACTTAATGCTGATGATGTACTAAGTGGCAAAACTCCACCAAGGTTCTGGTTGAATGTTCAG TACGAAGCGTTTTATAACCAACACGGAGTACAGTTAGTTGATATTGTACTAGAAATGTTGACCCTTTATAAGATAGACTTTGTTTCATCTCCAGAGATTGGTTTCTTAAGAAGCATCAATGGGAAAGTGAACAAGATGAAAACTAAGGTTGTCTTTCAATTTCTTAACGGTAACGATGTCGAACCCACAACAAATCAGTCATATAGCACAATTGTGAAGGATCTTGCAGCAATCAAGTCATATGCATCAGGCATAATGGTGCCAAAAGAATATATATGGCCAGTTAAACCAGACAAATACTTGGGGCCTCCCACAACATTAGTACCTGATGCACACAAACAAGGACTAGAAGTGTATGCTACTGGCTTTGCTAATGATTTCTTTACAAGTTACAGTTATAACTATGATCCTACAGCTGAGTACCTACAATTTATAGTGAAAGGGGAATCTGTTGATGGTCTTGTTACTGATTTTCCTTCAGGGGCATCAAATTCAATAG CATGCTTTGCACAGAACAATACCATGCTGAAAAAag GACAAGCTTTGATCATAAGCAATAATGGAGCAAGTGGTGTATATCCAGGTTCCACTGATCTTGCTTATCAGCAAGCAATAGATGATGGAGCTGATATTATAGATTGCTCAGTTCAAATGACAAAAGATGGAACTTCATTCTGCTTAAACACTGCAGACCTAATGGAAGATACAACTGCTATGACTAAATTCATGTCGCGATCTTCTAATGTTCCAGAAATTCAAACAAAGAGTGGAATTTTCTCATTTGATCTCACATGGAATGAGATTCAGTCCTTGCAAC CTCAAATTTCTAGCCCTTTTGGCAGTGGCTTCCAAAGAAATCCAGCAAACAAGAATAGTGGTAAATTtgttttgctttctgaatttttGGAGTTGGCCAAGGCTAAGGAAGTCACCGGAATTTTAATAAACATATCG AATGCTGCTTACCTTGCTTCAAAGAAAGGCCTTGACATTGTTGGTGCTGTAAGCACTGCCTTAAGTAATGCAACTTTTGACAAGCAAGTCACACAACAAGTTCTGATTCAATCCGACGATAGCTCAGTGCTGTCCAAGTATAAAGACATTTCATCTTACAAAAGAGTGTTTTTAGTTGAAGATAACATAGGCGATACACCTAAGAAAACCGTTGATGAAATTAAGAAGTATGCAGAAGCAGTGAATCTTCCAAAATCAGCTATTGTTAAAGTATCTGGTTCTTTGCTAACAGGAATGAGTAATGTTGTTAAGGAGTTGAAAGATGCAAACCTCACAGTATTTGTTCATACTCTTAGGAATGAGTTCATGTCTATGGCTTTTGATTACTGGTCAGACCCTAACATGGAGATTGCTACTTACATCCATTCTGCCATGGTTGATGGAGTAGTCACAGATTTTCCAGCCACTACAAATAGATATCTCA GAAGCCCATGTAGTGATCTCCACAATGTGCCTACCATCTTACCAGCTCAGGCAGGTGAACTACAAAGTACTGTTCTACCAACATTACTGCCACCAGCAGAAGCACCACTTCCACCTCTTGAGGTTGCAAACGTTGTTGACCCACCTCTTCCCGCGGTGACTAATGTTGATACTCCCGCTGCACCTGCACCTGCACCACCACCTCCAACTCCACCTCCACCTCCTTCAGGTGCTTGGGCAAATACTGTCAATCATGGCCTTTCCCTAGTTGCAATTACTATGCTTGTCATTAATCTTATTTTGTGA